Below is a window of Camelina sativa cultivar DH55 chromosome 11, Cs, whole genome shotgun sequence DNA.
ATGATTTGACATCTCTGATGACCAAACATCTTATCTTCTGTGTGTCAGATGTAAGCATTCCTAATGAAGTAGGCATTATATACATAGACAATATATGCACTCCTTAATGAGTGAAGAATAGCTCGTTTCTCAAATTAGAATTTTTCAACCACACTGAGCATACATGTTTACAACACTTCTGAATCTCACTGCTTAGCCTAGTTCCTGATATCTCGCACTCTTGGTCCTTTGCAGGAGGCACAAACATATGCTCAAGAGAACAGTCTTTTCTTCATGGAAACTTCAGCGAAAACTGCGGCTAATGTCAAAGAGATATTCTATGAAATCGGTGACCTTTCATTACACTCTGAGAATTAGTTCAAACAATTGTTGTTTCTTGCATTAAACCCTAACATACTTTTAATTTTGACCGGTACAGCAAAAAGGCTACCTCGAGTACAGCCAACAGAAAACCCAACAGGAATGGTTCTCCCAGACAGGGCCATGGATAGGGCAGTGAGTTCATCTTGTTGTGCTTAGTTACATGTAATGGCACACACTTCTCTTAAAAGAGATCTTTTGGTCAGTCACTTCGAAGCTATGGACTTCTGTGTTTGCGtctctttgctttgtttttgtgtattgAGATTTGATCTCTTTACTCTTCtgtaaataaaatctaatactCCAGTAACTTAGTGCGTGAGAGGCTATGGATTCAACTGTCACAACACAAAAGCTTCGGAACTCTTAAATGTCTATTGTTCGAAATATTAACGCAAACATTGCCGACAAAAAGGAAAGCAAGCTTTGTCACTTTGTGTCATCGTCAAAAGAGGATTTTTGCTAACTGTTAAAAGTTCCTTAGATTATAGAAAAACTTTAGCTTTGAAATTCAACATACTCTATAATATGTAACTTTGAATGAACCATGTATCacgatttttttgttctttctataaAAGCTTAATTTTGTGAATATTTCCGGTaattttaataaagtaaaattttacgtttcttaagaaaaggaaaaaacagagaatcaaaaTCTTAAGAAGCGGTATATTTTTTAccccaattttatttttttttgttaaattagaGGTATGGGTTCAATAGTTGTTTCCGtcaagagatttaaaaaaaaatataacttgtgttctttgttagggttagggttagggttcaTAGAGCGTCGGGATTCTTGTCCTTGCGCCATCTGTTGTTCGTTAGTTCGATTTGAAGTGTGTTGATAACGTTTAATCAAAACATGCTCACAAcgataaaaacagagtaaacagAGGAAAGCGAGATAGATAACAGAGTTGATTATTGATAGAAATGTTCCGATACAATGAAACAACGCTCACTGAGGAACGCAGAATTACCTTCTCACCTGCAAGAGTCTCCGAAGAGATTCTCCAGCAAAACGATGAGGAAAGATAGTTCTAGAAAGTTCTTAAAAGGGTACAACTCAGAAAATGCATAAAAGATAAAGATGAGCTAACACTGCTCTTATACTGCCACCACATTTACAGTGTTAACCGTTACTTGACGTTGACAGCCTGCAACTTTTGCCACCTGTACATTGACAGCTTGATTATTCCTTCCTCACGCGCTCGTCACTCTCTTATCCAAAACCATAAGCTCCACGTGCGCTAAATGCCTCATTTGCTATATCATGTGTTAAGGAAGGATGGCTCACAATTTACTAAAGGGACTGTCAGTGTTCCCTATGAGAATCTATACGCTTGTGGAAAATCCTGCATCGGATCCAATAATCTCATGGGGCAAAGACAACAACAGTTTCGTCATCTGGAATCTTGAAGAGTTTATTCGTAGATACATTGTTCACAAGTTCGATTGCAACAGATTCTCACAGTTTCACGCTGATCTTAGGCATTATGTAAGTTTTCTCTTTACACCTCCCAgagatttaaattaattagaaattgtGTAGTCGCTTTATCTCTCGATCTTCGTCCAGTTTCTGAATCTTGCTGCTATGTGTTGCTACTTGGTAGGGCTTTAGAAGAATCAAGAAGGGATCTGGGGAATTGGAATATGGACATGAAGATTTTGTGAGAGGCCAACCTGAGCGTATGAAGACGTTGACGCTCAAAGCTTGGAGGAAGAGCAGGGCCAAGTTTGAAGTTAAAGAAGCTGCAGAGGAAATGCGACGTTTACAGATTTGATCAGATTCAGAATCATATCTCATCCTGCTGCCTGCTTGCATGCATTTATATGAATAACCTTTTCCATGAGTTTGTTTAATGATTAAGTTACTTTCTTTGTATAATAATACTTTTAGTAGTGGCTGGCTTTGATGCAATATATTTGAAGTTACATGTAATGATGGCACACACTTCTCTTAAAAGAGACCGTGTGTTTGCGtctctttgctttgttttgagTATTTGAGAGTTGATATCTATACTCTTCTGTAAATAAAACTTACCACTCAAGTAACGTAGTGCGTGAGAGGCTATGGATCCAAGTCATCCAACTGTCACAACATAAAAGTTTTAGAACTctaaaatgttgttgttttaaaaattaacgcAAACATTGACGACAAAATTGAGAGCAAGCCTTTGTCATTTTGTGACATCGTCAAAAGAGGATTTTTGCTAACTGTTAAAAAGCCATGAATGTTTACTAATtgtttaagttttttgtttggttttagattATAGTTACtggttattgatttttttatttttgctataaatttaaaaattaataaat
It encodes the following:
- the LOC104727908 gene encoding heat stress transcription factor A-1-like; translation: MRIYTLVENPASDPIISWGKDNNSFVIWNLEEFIRRYIVHKFDCNRFSQFHADLRHYGFRRIKKGSGELEYGHEDFVRGQPERMKTLTLKAWRKSRAKFEVKEAAEEMRRLQI